One Jeotgalicoccus saudimassiliensis DNA window includes the following coding sequences:
- a CDS encoding Y-family DNA polymerase, protein MYDYSVCPHYDILCIDLKSFFASVSCRLKGLDPKTTKLAVVGDTKSIGSVVLAATPELKKLGIKTGSRLFEIPARSDIYIINPSMKIYLDYSMRITEIALKYVAPEDFHQYSVDEFFMDVTHSYKLFAASPRELAKKIKDEIYETTLIESAVGIGDNLLLSKVALDLEAKHMPDGITEWRYKDVVEKMWHIKPLSKFWGINKKSEKKLNQRGIFNIGDLANYPHEYLKRDFGIIGVDWHLHANGIDFSKISEKHKVHSPSIAKSQILMRDYKFSETYVVLFEHVDEVTHRLRLMKQLVRTVQFSVGTKDGHIYRKQFTIKEGTNSEDVIIKQLWQHLKQIADPYALYRTISVTLTNFIPDSQKQVSLFQDVDQVLKEEALMKTIDALKVKYGQLSVMRAISCTEASTLKLREGLIAGHKR, encoded by the coding sequence ATGTATGACTACAGTGTTTGTCCGCACTACGATATTCTGTGCATTGATTTAAAGAGTTTCTTTGCCAGTGTGTCATGCAGGCTGAAGGGGCTGGATCCAAAGACAACCAAGCTCGCTGTGGTAGGGGACACAAAGAGTATCGGTTCCGTCGTGCTGGCAGCAACGCCCGAGTTAAAAAAGCTCGGTATTAAAACAGGGTCGCGGCTGTTTGAGATTCCTGCGCGCAGCGATATTTACATTATCAATCCTTCCATGAAAATCTATTTGGATTACTCCATGCGTATTACGGAAATTGCACTCAAATACGTCGCACCTGAAGATTTCCATCAGTATTCCGTCGATGAGTTCTTTATGGATGTCACACACAGCTACAAACTGTTTGCCGCTTCACCGAGAGAGCTTGCCAAAAAGATAAAGGACGAAATCTATGAAACGACCTTAATCGAATCCGCAGTCGGAATTGGTGACAATCTGCTGCTCAGCAAGGTTGCACTGGATCTTGAAGCGAAGCACATGCCTGACGGGATTACCGAATGGCGCTACAAAGATGTAGTCGAGAAGATGTGGCACATTAAACCGTTAAGCAAATTCTGGGGTATTAATAAGAAAAGTGAAAAGAAACTGAACCAAAGGGGAATTTTTAATATCGGGGATCTTGCCAACTATCCACACGAGTACCTGAAGCGGGACTTCGGCATTATCGGAGTCGACTGGCACCTGCATGCCAACGGTATTGATTTCAGCAAAATCAGCGAGAAGCATAAAGTCCATTCGCCTTCGATTGCAAAGAGCCAGATTCTCATGCGCGACTATAAATTCAGTGAAACGTATGTCGTGCTGTTTGAACATGTCGATGAGGTGACGCACCGGCTGCGCCTCATGAAGCAGCTGGTGCGCACCGTCCAGTTTTCCGTCGGCACAAAAGACGGTCATATTTATCGCAAGCAGTTTACGATTAAAGAAGGCACGAACAGCGAAGACGTTATTATTAAACAGCTCTGGCAGCATTTAAAACAAATCGCAGACCCGTACGCGCTGTACCGGACCATCAGTGTAACGCTGACGAACTTTATCCCCGACAGCCAGAAACAGGTTTCACTGTTCCAGGACGTCGACCAGGTGCTGAAGGAAGAAGCGCTGATGAAGACGATAGACGCGCTGAAAGTGAAATACGGACAGCTCAGTGTTATGCGGGCAATCAGCTGCACGGAAGCCTCTACACTGAAGCTCCGGGAAGGTTTAATTGCGGGACATAAAAGGTAG
- a CDS encoding type I toxin-antitoxin system Fst family toxin, with the protein MDFLFAEILAPVITECLIAYFVYWLDNRDE; encoded by the coding sequence ATGGATTTTCTTTTTGCAGAAATTTTAGCACCCGTAATCACTGAGTGCCTGATTGCGTACTTTGTCTACTGGTTGGACAACCGCGATGAGTGA
- a CDS encoding ATP-binding protein codes for MNNNKALEFEITKFVQSNIPLIFLQKFSLDEVEKTMRSFKNKNSVENVFYFNVTQGFGEQPGVELSDYDVLLNGLTELLKTDSEQIVLIHGAESLFNGNRTDESGKLMEILSVFVHRVQTNKHYNTTIIFNGSHYDIPPELRDGAMIIENTLPDENDIYNIIEDFIRTNHLEAYTDAGNTDPNLIENLKGLSYYEITQALSFIFYEFGIKVFNSQIDSSISREIYTIKEQMLKKMGTLSIVETTENVDDIIGLDHLKAYIKEERAAFSNMNLLAKNGVELPKGILILGEPGTGKSMTAKAAANALGLKLIKFDISKIMGKYVGDSEKNIMETLKVIEHMSPCVLWIDEIEKAFSGVNDNDNQVLRRVFGILLSWMSDDNKGAFVVGTANNIDGVLPPEFLRKGRFDEIFYVSKPDEDARLLLFEDKFKKRAIPLKLHDDELEQLAGQSAGFTGADIEYICNRTARKFHLSKAEIGTNRYRETIRVLLFKEVQFVRDNREAELTAENYNELDAYYKEMYGEELEYLNNNVKNKNPLESKISEVLDSKISEKINQDIEKMLNRKRNRRKYRNADG; via the coding sequence ATGAATAATAATAAGGCATTAGAATTTGAAATCACTAAATTTGTTCAATCCAATATTCCTCTTATATTTCTGCAGAAATTCAGTCTTGATGAAGTCGAAAAGACAATGAGAAGCTTTAAGAACAAGAATTCTGTTGAAAATGTATTTTACTTTAATGTAACGCAGGGGTTTGGTGAACAGCCCGGAGTTGAGCTGAGCGATTACGACGTACTGCTGAATGGATTAACTGAATTACTGAAGACTGACAGCGAGCAGATTGTTTTGATTCACGGCGCAGAGTCACTATTCAACGGGAACCGGACTGATGAGTCAGGCAAATTGATGGAAATCCTAAGTGTTTTTGTACATAGAGTGCAGACGAATAAACATTATAATACAACGATTATTTTTAACGGCAGCCATTATGATATTCCGCCAGAGTTAAGAGACGGTGCAATGATTATTGAAAATACTCTGCCGGATGAAAATGATATTTACAACATTATTGAGGATTTTATCAGAACGAATCATCTTGAAGCATACACCGATGCCGGTAATACTGACCCGAACTTAATCGAAAATCTTAAAGGATTATCTTATTATGAAATTACGCAGGCACTGTCATTTATATTTTATGAATTTGGCATTAAAGTATTCAACAGTCAAATAGACAGCAGTATATCGAGAGAAATATATACGATTAAAGAACAGATGCTTAAAAAGATGGGAACATTATCGATCGTTGAAACAACAGAGAATGTTGATGATATTATCGGTCTGGATCATTTAAAAGCATATATCAAAGAAGAACGGGCCGCATTTTCGAATATGAATCTGCTGGCGAAGAATGGGGTGGAGTTACCGAAAGGTATTCTTATTCTTGGTGAACCTGGTACAGGTAAAAGTATGACGGCAAAAGCAGCCGCGAATGCTTTAGGACTAAAACTGATTAAATTCGATATCAGCAAAATAATGGGTAAATATGTGGGTGACAGTGAAAAGAACATTATGGAAACATTGAAAGTTATTGAGCATATGAGTCCCTGTGTACTGTGGATTGATGAAATAGAGAAAGCATTCTCCGGCGTTAATGATAACGATAACCAGGTGTTAAGACGGGTGTTCGGCATTCTGCTGAGCTGGATGAGCGATGATAACAAAGGTGCCTTTGTTGTCGGGACTGCGAATAATATTGATGGTGTGCTGCCGCCTGAATTTTTACGGAAAGGGCGGTTTGATGAAATCTTCTATGTCAGTAAACCGGATGAAGATGCGAGATTGCTGCTGTTTGAGGATAAATTCAAGAAACGGGCAATCCCGTTAAAGCTGCATGATGATGAATTGGAACAGCTGGCAGGGCAATCAGCCGGATTTACCGGTGCGGATATAGAGTATATATGTAACCGGACAGCCAGGAAGTTTCATTTATCCAAAGCAGAAATTGGAACGAACAGATACAGAGAGACAATCAGGGTACTGCTTTTTAAAGAAGTACAGTTTGTGCGGGATAACAGAGAAGCGGAACTGACTGCTGAGAATTACAATGAACTGGATGCTTATTATAAAGAGATGTATGGGGAAGAACTGGAATACCTCAATAATAATGTGAAGAATAAGAATCCTTTGGAAAGTAAAATATCTGAAGTGCTTGATAGTAAAATTTCAGAAAAAATCAATCAGGATATTGAAAAAATGCTGAACAGAAAACGAAACCGCAGAAAATACCGGAATGCGGATGGATAG
- a CDS encoding MerR family transcriptional regulator, with the protein MYYVKELSEWTGVSVRTLHHYDSIGLLPANRSDNGYRYYTDKDLDKLQIILAYKHLGFELQEIKEMFADSKDNQLTHLRRQLQLMHDENRRILTIINTLESTILAKERGISMTSQERFKGLNYDDNEEYKEEAAEKYGKEVIDTAAKKHQGKEQEMTDGFNELFFAFANNHSAGMSPSDAQNIELAKSLHQHIREYSFDCSLEVFESIGLGYVQDERFKKNIDQFGAGTAEYISKAVTAYVKQKQ; encoded by the coding sequence ATGTATTATGTTAAAGAACTCAGTGAATGGACTGGTGTTTCCGTGCGCACGCTGCATCATTATGATTCCATTGGTCTTTTACCGGCTAACAGGAGCGACAATGGTTATCGTTACTATACTGATAAAGATCTCGATAAACTTCAAATCATTCTGGCTTATAAGCATTTGGGATTTGAACTCCAGGAAATTAAAGAGATGTTTGCAGACAGTAAAGATAATCAGCTGACTCATTTAAGAAGACAGCTGCAACTGATGCATGACGAAAACCGGAGAATACTGACAATCATTAATACGCTGGAGTCTACGATTCTGGCGAAGGAAAGAGGGATTAGTATGACAAGTCAGGAACGTTTTAAAGGATTAAATTATGATGATAACGAGGAGTACAAAGAAGAAGCGGCTGAAAAATACGGTAAAGAAGTGATTGATACAGCTGCTAAGAAACATCAGGGTAAAGAACAGGAAATGACCGATGGTTTTAACGAGTTGTTCTTTGCTTTTGCGAATAATCACTCGGCTGGTATGTCACCGTCAGATGCACAGAACATTGAACTTGCGAAATCACTGCACCAGCATATACGCGAGTATTCATTCGACTGTTCGCTGGAAGTATTCGAGAGCATCGGACTGGGTTATGTTCAGGATGAACGGTTCAAAAAGAATATCGATCAGTTTGGTGCAGGCACTGCAGAGTATATCAGTAAAGCGGTCACTGCTTACGTCAAACAGAAGCAGTAA
- a CDS encoding M20/M25/M40 family metallo-hydrolase, producing the protein MTLEEMDSVLLKHKDMYMGQLFNFLKIKSISTDTGAIRQCAGVLKDDMEALGIRTRMMETDGNPVVYGELMNENNRFTLLIYGHYDVQAVEPLELWESDPFEPEIRNGRIYARGAGDNKGQLMAQLLGIKTYQKLYGELPINIKFVFEGEEELGSVHLPEFVDKNKALLEADLVYTADGSSHNSGNPLILLGVRGILNFEMTIKTADFDNHSGNTGNIVPNPVWKTIELLNTMRDENGNVLVEGFYDNIREPSQTDMRLLSSLPYDQKDIKEKIGFTDLNMDGETYYRKLTMEPTFNIAGMESGYTGDNAKTIIPSTATVSIDMRLVADQDPADIFRKIEAHVEEFDPDIKVTYRGAMHPSRTPSDLEIVQVVTDAVGEAYKKIPLVQPSMPGSLPDYVWTDYLGTPSIIMPYANFDQHNHSPNENLKVENFFGGIKCTCNLVKALGEYSKDS; encoded by the coding sequence ATGACACTTGAAGAGATGGATTCGGTTTTACTGAAACACAAAGATATGTATATGGGTCAGCTGTTTAACTTTCTTAAAATTAAGAGTATCAGCACCGATACAGGGGCAATCAGACAATGTGCCGGCGTACTGAAAGACGACATGGAAGCGCTAGGAATTCGCACCCGAATGATGGAAACCGACGGCAACCCCGTCGTTTACGGCGAGCTGATGAACGAAAATAACCGCTTCACCTTATTAATCTACGGCCACTACGACGTTCAGGCTGTTGAACCGCTGGAACTGTGGGAATCAGATCCATTTGAACCCGAGATAAGAAACGGGAGAATCTACGCCAGGGGTGCAGGTGATAACAAAGGACAATTAATGGCACAGCTGCTTGGTATTAAGACGTATCAGAAACTCTACGGTGAGCTGCCGATTAATATTAAGTTTGTATTTGAAGGAGAAGAAGAACTTGGCAGTGTGCACCTGCCCGAATTTGTGGATAAGAACAAAGCGCTGCTTGAAGCGGATCTGGTCTACACAGCCGACGGCTCCTCCCACAACAGCGGCAATCCGTTAATACTCTTAGGCGTCAGGGGCATACTCAACTTTGAAATGACCATCAAAACTGCGGACTTCGATAACCACTCCGGCAACACCGGGAACATTGTACCCAATCCAGTGTGGAAAACGATAGAGCTCTTAAACACGATGCGTGATGAGAACGGTAATGTATTAGTGGAAGGATTCTACGATAACATCCGTGAACCTTCACAGACAGACATGAGACTTTTATCGTCATTACCATACGACCAGAAAGACATCAAAGAGAAAATCGGCTTTACAGACTTAAACATGGACGGGGAGACGTACTATCGTAAGCTCACGATGGAACCGACGTTTAATATTGCGGGGATGGAAAGCGGCTATACGGGGGACAATGCGAAAACAATCATTCCGTCGACGGCAACAGTGAGTATCGATATGAGACTCGTCGCCGACCAGGACCCGGCAGATATATTCCGGAAGATTGAGGCACACGTCGAGGAGTTCGATCCGGACATTAAAGTGACATACAGAGGCGCAATGCATCCGTCGAGAACACCATCGGATCTCGAAATCGTACAGGTGGTGACAGACGCTGTGGGGGAGGCATACAAGAAGATACCGTTAGTGCAGCCGAGCATGCCGGGATCATTGCCTGACTATGTATGGACCGATTACCTGGGCACACCATCGATCATCATGCCGTACGCCAACTTCGACCAGCACAACCATTCACCCAACGAGAACCTGAAAGTGGAGAACTTTTTCGGCGGGATTAAATGTACGTGTAATCTGGTGAAGGCGCTCGGGGAGTACAGTAAAGACTCATAA
- a CDS encoding YeeE/YedE family protein, whose amino-acid sequence MDPVHRHADTLKDPQKLLIGGGIIVSLVLFIYLAITQSIMQPVLMVLGLLLGYTLFHARFGFTSAFRRLMSVGNGEAIRAHMVMLGTATVLFAPILALGISFFGAEVTGYVSPIGVSLIVGAFIFGIGMQLGGGCASGTLYSIGGGRSVMFITLIFFIIGTTIGAAHLPFWTEDLPSMGTFSLATSTNLGYGGALVVSLLIFGLIAFISKVVEKKRNAPKVAPLPSARGWKRIFRGSWPLMVAAVALAVLNALTLMTRGEPWGITSAFALWGSKVAEFIGFDVASWGYWQGEAATALNSSIFADSTTVLNFGVILGAFIASAAGGLFKFTKITKGNVMASVIGGLLMGYGARLAFGCNIGAYFGGIASFSLHGYIWGIVAIGGTFLALYLRPLFGLSVPKSNDSVC is encoded by the coding sequence ATGGACCCCGTCCATCGTCATGCAGATACACTGAAAGATCCTCAAAAATTGCTTATCGGCGGTGGCATTATAGTCAGTTTAGTCTTATTTATATATTTAGCAATCACCCAATCGATCATGCAGCCGGTGCTTATGGTGCTTGGTTTACTGCTCGGGTATACGTTATTTCATGCCCGCTTCGGTTTCACTTCCGCTTTCAGACGGCTGATGTCTGTCGGCAACGGTGAAGCAATACGGGCGCATATGGTCATGCTTGGTACAGCAACTGTATTATTCGCACCGATTTTAGCGCTCGGCATTTCATTTTTTGGTGCCGAAGTCACTGGTTATGTCTCACCCATCGGTGTCAGTCTGATTGTCGGTGCATTTATCTTTGGTATCGGCATGCAGCTCGGCGGCGGTTGTGCATCCGGTACGCTGTATTCAATCGGCGGCGGCCGTTCTGTAATGTTCATCACTCTGATTTTCTTCATCATCGGTACGACAATCGGTGCCGCACATTTGCCATTTTGGACGGAAGACCTGCCTTCGATGGGCACATTTTCACTCGCTACTTCGACTAATCTCGGCTACGGCGGCGCTTTGGTCGTCTCGTTATTGATATTCGGCTTAATCGCCTTTATCAGTAAAGTCGTTGAGAAAAAGAGAAACGCTCCTAAAGTGGCACCGCTGCCAAGTGCACGCGGCTGGAAAAGAATTTTCAGAGGATCCTGGCCGTTAATGGTGGCAGCAGTCGCACTGGCAGTGTTAAATGCCTTAACGCTGATGACGCGCGGTGAACCGTGGGGAATTACTTCAGCATTTGCGCTGTGGGGATCTAAAGTCGCAGAATTCATCGGGTTTGACGTTGCGAGCTGGGGTTACTGGCAGGGAGAAGCGGCAACTGCTTTAAACTCATCAATATTTGCCGACTCTACGACTGTACTGAACTTCGGGGTCATCCTGGGTGCATTTATAGCATCAGCAGCAGGCGGTTTGTTTAAGTTCACTAAAATCACCAAAGGTAATGTTATGGCCTCGGTCATCGGTGGTCTGTTAATGGGCTACGGTGCACGCCTCGCATTCGGCTGTAACATCGGTGCTTACTTCGGCGGCATTGCGTCATTCAGCCTGCACGGCTATATTTGGGGTATCGTGGCCATCGGTGGTACATTCCTTGCACTTTACTTAAGACCCCTGTTCGGGTTATCCGTACCAAAATCGAATGACTCTGTATGTTAA
- a CDS encoding YdcF family protein, with product MKIRIAVIIFCIALMLVVTSVIDSFNHSDTDTPEKADVIIMLGGGDAGRMEKAAELYHAGYADYVMITPEREDIYAQSREFALELGIAEDAIIEEYKATSTYTNAVESLKIMDDYSFDSALVVTSDYHLKRSKMIYDRVSDGDYDLKYIAALGADGQAWNDRADWDRAWFSEFYKLWGYRLGLYNFIDEPDEG from the coding sequence ATGAAAATAAGAATAGCAGTCATTATTTTTTGTATTGCTTTAATGCTGGTGGTGACATCAGTGATAGACAGCTTTAACCATAGTGACACAGATACACCGGAAAAAGCCGATGTGATTATTATGCTCGGCGGGGGAGATGCCGGCCGTATGGAGAAAGCTGCAGAATTGTACCACGCAGGCTACGCGGATTACGTCATGATTACACCAGAGCGTGAAGATATTTACGCACAGAGTAGGGAATTCGCCCTGGAACTCGGTATAGCAGAAGATGCCATTATAGAAGAGTATAAGGCAACGAGCACCTATACCAATGCGGTTGAGTCTCTGAAGATAATGGATGACTACAGTTTTGACAGTGCCCTGGTCGTAACGAGTGACTATCACCTGAAGCGGTCCAAGATGATTTACGACAGAGTCAGTGATGGTGATTACGATTTGAAATATATCGCAGCACTCGGTGCGGACGGGCAGGCGTGGAACGACAGAGCTGACTGGGACAGAGCCTGGTTCAGTGAATTTTATAAACTGTGGGGCTACAGACTCGGCTTATATAACTTTATAGATGAACCGGATGAGGGATGA
- a CDS encoding cytochrome P450 produces MNSNMPKDSGFDKTLSILKEGYEFVMYRDSELDTKIFETRILGEKTICLTGSELAELFYDNTRFRRSDAAPARVKKTLFGQGGVQGLDGEAHQHRKAMFMSLMDQNAMDEIESLTQKYWHEFFREKTSDDTVELYGTNRHPDDWVQPEVFMPERFEGWQQTPFNFIPQGGGSYDFGHRCAGEFITIAMMRKTLDFLVNHLEFDFPEQDFNFEFNDIPAVPNDKVKINPVTLK; encoded by the coding sequence ATGAATTCAAATATGCCAAAAGACTCTGGCTTTGACAAGACTTTAAGTATTCTGAAAGAGGGTTACGAGTTCGTCATGTATCGTGACAGTGAGTTAGACACAAAAATTTTCGAAACCCGCATCCTCGGTGAAAAGACCATCTGTCTTACAGGCAGTGAACTTGCTGAACTCTTTTACGACAACACCCGCTTCAGGCGCAGTGATGCGGCACCCGCCAGAGTGAAAAAGACGCTGTTCGGTCAGGGGGGTGTCCAGGGTCTCGACGGTGAGGCGCACCAGCACCGTAAAGCCATGTTCATGTCTTTAATGGATCAGAATGCCATGGACGAGATTGAAAGCTTAACTCAAAAATACTGGCACGAATTTTTTAGAGAAAAGACGTCGGATGATACTGTCGAGTTATACGGCACCAACCGTCATCCTGACGACTGGGTTCAACCGGAGGTCTTTATGCCTGAAAGATTCGAAGGCTGGCAGCAGACTCCCTTTAACTTTATTCCGCAGGGCGGCGGATCTTATGACTTCGGCCACCGTTGTGCAGGGGAGTTCATCACTATAGCTATGATGCGTAAGACACTCGACTTCCTGGTTAACCATCTGGAATTCGATTTCCCCGAACAGGATTTCAACTTTGAATTCAACGATATTCCTGCTGTACCTAATGACAAAGTAAAAATAAATCCGGTCACTTTAAAATAA
- a CDS encoding ATP-binding protein, whose product MSNNQQRLQMIISQLREMRLTTMADQLHSLYLSEQNHAMTPLDYLEVIVNEEYQIRQDNRIERYRKQATLSHKEAKISDIRYESRRGLRKESIEQLSTNHYIQHHRNVIVQGATGTGKSYLANALVNHAIESGFTGKYYRMTELLNDIDLAEFHGTLDKLLKKLMKVDVLVIDDFLLTSTKEQEQKYLMEVFELRSREKSLILCSQMSAAEWHKKLGGGAIADAILDRACSKSYKLILSGESLRQFDGIDTPI is encoded by the coding sequence ATGAGCAATAATCAACAGCGCTTACAAATGATTATCAGTCAGTTACGTGAGATGCGACTGACGACAATGGCGGACCAACTTCATAGTCTGTACTTGTCGGAGCAGAATCATGCGATGACGCCACTAGATTATTTAGAAGTCATCGTCAATGAAGAGTATCAAATCAGACAAGATAACCGCATTGAACGATATCGGAAACAAGCGACACTGTCACACAAAGAAGCAAAGATCTCAGACATTCGTTATGAATCCAGAAGAGGCTTGCGTAAAGAAAGTATTGAACAACTGTCAACCAACCATTATATTCAACATCATCGCAATGTCATTGTTCAAGGGGCCACAGGCACCGGTAAAAGTTATCTGGCCAATGCTTTGGTCAATCATGCGATTGAATCTGGATTTACAGGGAAGTATTATCGGATGACTGAGTTATTGAATGATATTGATTTGGCTGAATTTCATGGCACGTTAGATAAATTGTTGAAGAAACTCATGAAAGTAGATGTGCTTGTGATTGATGATTTCCTCCTAACATCGACTAAAGAACAGGAACAAAAATATCTTATGGAAGTATTTGAATTACGCAGTCGTGAGAAATCTTTAATTCTGTGTTCACAAATGTCCGCCGCAGAATGGCACAAGAAATTAGGTGGGGGTGCGATTGCGGACGCTATTTTAGATCGTGCGTGTTCAAAATCATATAAACTCATTTTAAGTGGTGAATCATTACGTCAATTTGATGGTATCGATACACCGATTTAG
- the istA gene encoding IS21 family transposase yields MPNYLEIVRLNELSFSQRKISDMVGSGRRVIKRTIDTASQHKLTYKELSGWDADRMDTLFGPKQSKPTQRDMHYTLPDYASLSKSLAQPGVTMQLLWEEYVDMCRHNGQPYYRLTQFKKYFNDYLSQKSFTHVMKHKAGERVEVDWAGTKIRWIDSDTGEVINGYLFVAVLPFSGYGFAMGCHDMKQPSWINAHLQMFEYFQGVPTVLVPDNLKTGVTKHTRTTLKINETYESMANHYHTIILPTRVRKPKDKASVENTVKSLTTHIIARMRNYQCFGLDDYNDYLRKELNRFNQKPFQKKPGSRFSMFNDMERTTLQCLPTVPFGYCEYKTVKVYNNSHISYQKHQYSVPYQYIGQSLRLKIYGEKIQAWHQDRMLCEHETLNKIPGGYTTVIEHLPKNSATHGEWNSQRYLKWARHIGPNVHLVVENMFSDGSEQKHYKRVHALLKLADIHSDSALNAACHHALERTSHPGYRLITQLLNTGTSHLKSSTLESPEQSFLRGADYYEQ; encoded by the coding sequence ATGCCCAATTATTTAGAAATTGTCCGATTGAATGAATTATCATTCAGTCAAAGAAAAATTAGTGACATGGTCGGATCCGGTCGGCGCGTCATTAAACGTACCATCGATACCGCGAGTCAGCACAAACTGACCTACAAAGAATTAAGTGGCTGGGATGCCGACCGGATGGATACATTGTTTGGCCCCAAGCAGTCTAAACCGACGCAACGGGACATGCATTACACCCTGCCGGATTACGCATCGTTATCCAAGTCGCTCGCTCAGCCGGGTGTGACGATGCAGTTATTATGGGAAGAGTATGTCGATATGTGCCGGCATAATGGTCAACCGTACTATCGTTTAACGCAATTTAAAAAGTATTTTAATGATTATCTGAGTCAGAAGTCATTTACGCATGTCATGAAACATAAAGCAGGTGAACGTGTGGAAGTAGATTGGGCCGGCACAAAAATACGCTGGATTGATTCAGATACCGGTGAAGTGATAAATGGGTACTTGTTTGTCGCTGTGTTGCCCTTTAGTGGATATGGATTTGCGATGGGCTGTCATGATATGAAGCAACCCAGCTGGATTAATGCACATCTTCAGATGTTTGAATATTTTCAGGGCGTGCCGACTGTCCTGGTTCCCGATAATTTGAAAACAGGCGTAACGAAGCATACCCGGACGACACTTAAAATAAATGAAACATACGAATCGATGGCGAATCATTATCATACGATCATTCTGCCGACCCGTGTCCGCAAGCCAAAAGATAAGGCTTCCGTTGAAAATACGGTCAAGTCATTAACGACTCACATTATTGCTCGCATGCGGAATTATCAATGTTTTGGCTTGGATGATTACAATGATTACTTAAGAAAAGAACTGAATCGTTTTAATCAAAAACCGTTTCAAAAGAAACCAGGATCTCGATTCTCTATGTTTAACGATATGGAGCGTACGACCCTTCAATGTTTGCCAACTGTCCCGTTTGGATACTGTGAATATAAAACAGTGAAGGTTTATAATAATTCCCATATTAGTTATCAGAAACACCAGTATTCTGTGCCGTATCAATATATTGGCCAGAGTCTCAGACTTAAAATTTATGGGGAAAAGATTCAAGCGTGGCATCAAGACCGTATGTTGTGTGAGCACGAGACATTGAATAAAATACCGGGCGGCTACACGACAGTCATTGAACACTTACCTAAAAATAGTGCGACACACGGCGAGTGGAATAGTCAGCGTTATTTAAAATGGGCACGACATATTGGTCCCAATGTCCATTTAGTCGTTGAAAATATGTTTTCGGATGGCTCGGAACAAAAACACTACAAACGGGTCCACGCACTATTGAAATTGGCAGACATCCATTCAGATTCCGCCCTGAATGCTGCCTGCCATCATGCATTAGAACGTACATCTCATCCAGGTTATCGCTTAATCACGCAATTACTGAACACTGGCACGTCCCACTTAAAGTCTAGCACCCTGGAAAGTCCGGAACAATCCTTTTTGAGAGGGGCTGATTATTATGAGCAATAA
- a CDS encoding IS3 family transposase gives MKQYAFISLKQLNIELFDYVNWYNNIRPHGALNYLTPKEYKENFYKNCLIFC, from the coding sequence ATTAAACAATATGCTTTTATATCATTAAAACAGTTAAACATTGAACTATTCGACTATGTAAACTGGTATAACAATATTAGACCCCATGGTGCATTGAATTATCTCACGCCAAAGGAGTATAAAGAAAACTTCTATAAAAACTGTCTAATATTCTGTTGA